The sequence CGTTGCTTACCCAGTGCATCGAGGCATTTTAGAAGCAGAGCCGGTTGCTGATACGTTGGTATCACTACCGAAAAGTCGGGTATCATAGTTAAGGTTATTTATGTTGTTTATGCCCTTTGGTTACATGATTTCGGCCCGCATATACCAGCACGAATTGTGTAACCAAAAAAAATGTGAATAGCTGGTTTTCAGCGCATAACGAATATTCCAATAAAGACGTTTACCCCATTTGGCCGAACTGATTAAGCGGCAATTAAAGGTATCTTTAGTTCTGTTTTTGGTGACATTTCTTCTACAAACCGAACACAAACGTCAGCTTATTTAGCCTATAGCAAATTCCGCGCCGATGTACGCTTACAATTCAGTTTATTCATAACTATGACCCTTATTTTATCGTCTATAGGTTTAAGGAGTAACTGATCAGCAAGGATTCTATTAGTTTTGTAAGATACCTACACAACCTGTTTTTTATGATTGCACTCATCACCGGCGCTACTTCGGGTATTGGCCGCGCCACTGCCGAAGCTTTTGCGGATCTCGACTATCGCCTTATTCTGTGTGGACGTCGTCAGGAACGGCTTGACGAATTGCAGGAATACCTTGGCGCACAAACGGCTATCGTGACCCTGAATTTCGATGTACGCACCTGGGACGAAGTTGAGCACGCTATCCGCACCTTACCCGACGAATGGAAAGCTATCGACATTTTGATTAATAGTGCTGGCAATGCACATGGCATGTCACCGATTCAGGACGGCGACCCTGCCGACTGGGACCAGATGATCGACGGTAATGTGCAGGGACTGCTCTATGTCTCGAAAGCCGTAATGCCGGGTATGGTCGAACGGAAGCGGGGCCATATTGTCAATATCAGC comes from Spirosoma aureum and encodes:
- a CDS encoding SDR family NAD(P)-dependent oxidoreductase; this encodes MIALITGATSGIGRATAEAFADLDYRLILCGRRQERLDELQEYLGAQTAIVTLNFDVRTWDEVEHAIRTLPDEWKAIDILINSAGNAHGMSPIQDGDPADWDQMIDGNVQGLLYVSKAVMPGMVERKRGHIVNISSVAGKETYVNGAVYCASKAAVEAISTGMRLDLIQHGIKVTNIAPGAVETEFSVVRFKGDSERASKVYEGFAPLTPDDIADAIVYAVTAPANVTIADMTILAGAQAAATTIYRK